The DNA sequence ACCGTAAGGATTATTCCGTTCGGCACGGCTTTTAACCCGCTCTAAACCGGAAGTAAAAAACTTCACGGTCAAATGTACTTCCGTTAGAAGCACCATGCTTCAGTTTTCTCTTTCGGCGCAAACAAGTCGGACGCTTTTCTACTCGCTCTTAGtgttaactttattttttaaagtttgttgttTGAGGATAGTGAATGTTTCGTGTCTGGGAATGACTGAGTTAGAGGTCAAACGTTCTAGGATGGATATTGCCTCCGAAGATGAACACATTTCGGACGTTTCTCATTCGGAAACAAATTCCGGTACACCTTCCACTGGTAATAAAGGTAAGCGTCGTTCTCGCTATGATATTTTAGAAGCGGAATGGAATGAAAAATTTGACAATATGGATGGTCGTTTGAATAGTTTAGAGAGTAATATTGCCAATGTCAATAAGACTGTGGAAGGTCTAGCAGATTTGATTAAAAGTTTGAAATCTGACCAATCACACAGACGGTCAGTGTCTCCAGATTCTTCCCCGTCACACAGACAGAATGACCGATCACGCAGACGGTCATTGTCTCCAGTTTCTTCCCCGTCACACAGACAGGATGATTTCTCGTCACACAGACAGAAAAAACAGTCTCTGTCACACAGACAGAAAAAGAAAGTTTCGTCACACAGACGGAAACATTTTTCAGATCATTCTGAAGACAGTGATTCTTATGCTTCATCAAATAACTCATGTGAAAATGATGATACGCTGTCAGTACGGTCTAAAAACGACAATATGTTCACAGAAGAAATTTCTGATGACAATCAACAGTTatcacaaacaaataaaaagtgcTTGTTTGATTTGTTTGGCGAAGATGCTACAATCAAGAAAAATGTCAAACAAGAGGGCATTTCACTCGATGCTTCTCAAAAGGAAGTGATAGAAAACAGTTTTAGGTCAAAGACACCTAGATATTTAACTTCATTTGCAGAAGAAAACTTTGAACTTTTTCCAGTTGATGAAGAAACAAATGAATTTCTTCAGGTGTCACCACTAGACACTCTTATTGAAAGTTGTTTAGTTAAACGGCATGGATCTAAGGCCTCATTCAGTAAATCTCGTTCGAGGTCTTTAGGTACTCAGCCTTGTAAAAAAGTGGAACAAATAGCATATAAAGGTCAACAAGCTGCTAGGCTAGGCATTGTGATGACTACATATATTCAACAGACTCTTGCGACATTACTTCAACAGTTTCAAGATGATTCCTTTGACAAAGAAAAGGCTATGAAGCAAGTCAAGGATATATTCGCAATGGCAACTAAATACCTAGATCAAATGGGAAGGTCTGGTGCTTTTCACCATGTTATTCGTCGCACTGTAGCCATGACCGATTCTGCACTTTTTGAATTAGACGATGCTAATGAGATGGCCAATCTCCCTCTGTCAGGAAAAGATGTTTTTGGTCCAGACTTTGAAACCTTTCTGAAAAGTAGgaaagagaaaaagaaacaaatagaaGACATTGTTCCAGATATAAAAAGGAGATATCTTAAACGAAAACAAGGTGCTATACCAGCTCAGGATCATACTTTTAAAAGACCTAGATTGGAACAACGTGAAAATACTGCAGCAACATCTAGCACTGCAGACCGTACTTTTAACAATTTTCGGATCCCCAAGGTATCCAGAGATCAAGACAAGTTCAGTCACAAACAGAAAAGATCTAGCTTTCCCCACTTTAAGAGATCTTCCCAGAGTACCGCCACTAAAGGAAGACTGGGAAAAGCAGATGAACAATGACAAGATATGTACTATAGCAAAACATCCGGAGATTCCTGTTGGGGGTCGACTGTCTCATTTTCTACCAGCATGGGAAAAAATTACTCGAGACAAATGGGTACTAGATGTAATAAAAAACGGTTACAAActggaatttttaaagaaacctTCTTTTTCGGGCATCAAAACTACAAAAGTGCCTTCAAACCATATTCCCTtcataaaagaagaaatagaCAAGCTTTTACAAAAAATGTCATTCAAAGAGTAAAAATGAACCATGCAAAAGAAGGTTTTTACAGCACATTATTTCTTGTCCCGAAGAAAAATGGGGAAATGAGACCAGTCATCTACTTGAAACCTCTAAACAGGTATCTCCggaaattacatttcaaaatggagACAATTCAAAAGGTTTTGCATTTAGTAGAAAAAGGCAGCTGGAGTATAAATCTAGATCTGAAAGATGCctattttcacataaaaatttacaaaaatcacAGAAAATACCTTCGTTTcgcttttcaaaacaaaatctatCAGTTCCGAGCTCTCTGCTTCGGACCAACTTCAGCTCCgagaatttttacaaaaatagtttcaGTTGTAACAGCACATTTACGCAAACATGCAATAATACTGTCAAATTATCTGGACGACTGGCTAGCTCTGAAACAAAGTAGAGAAAGGTTATTACAGGACAGAACTGTAATTCTCAGTACACTTTTTCAGCTGGGGTTCATGATAAACAAAACCAAATCTCAATTGAATCCTGTTCAGAATCCAACATTCATAGGCTGCCTATTTCTACTAAATCATGGATTAGTGTACCCTACTCAAGAAAGAATAGTAAACTTGAAAAAAGCAGTTCTCAGTATAATACAAGGGCAAGCAACTGCAAGACATTTCCTTATTTTATTGGGTCGGATAGCATCTTGCCTAGAACTTATACACAATGCTCGTCTGTTCATGAGACCACTCCAACTTCATCTGTTGAACAACTGGAGTCCCTCCAGAATGGCTTTGTCATACCAGATTCCTGTTACACCAGACCTGTTGAAACATTTAGAATGGTGGTTACAGGATCAGAAAATTTTGAGGGGTCGCACACTTGTGACAGAGTTATTTCCAGTCACAATTACGACAGATGCAAGCTCGACATGGGGGTGGGGTGGTCACATGAACCGTTGTACAGTGCAAGGCCGTTGGTCTCCGATAGAGAGGTTGCTACACATAAATTGTCTGGAAATGAAAGCTGTAATTCATACAGTGGAACATTTCTTGCCGAAATTACGGAACCAGAATGTTCTGATCAGATCAGACAACACGACTGTTATCCAGTACATAAACAAACAGGGGGGTACCAAATCTCAACAGTTGTGTCCCCTGACCTGGAAGCTATGGAATTTAGCTCTACAGAACAATATCATGCTGAAAGCAGCCTTTGTAAAGGGGAGTTTGAACACTCTAGCAGATGCTTTGAGTCGGAACTTAGTCCGAGAAACCGAGTGGTGCTTGAACAAAACAGCAGTGTTTCAGATTTTCATCACTCTGGAGGCACCTCAGATAGATTTATTTGCAAcagcacaaaacaaacaaacaccagTGTTTTGTTCTTGGACCGCACATCATCAGGCATTTGCAGTGGATGCCCTGTCAATATCCTGGATGAACATGTTTGCTTATGCATTCCCCCCAGTCCAGTTGATTCCCAGGGTATTGTCACATTTTCAGGGTCAAATGAATTGCAGACTAATCTTGATTGCCCCCTGTTGGCCAAGACAGTTTTGGTTTCCCCAACTGTTACAGTTACTGATTGCACAACCAGTCAGACTGCCATGCAGGAAAGACCTATTGTTTCAAGGGGTGAACAAACTTGTACATCCAAACCCACAAACTCTCAGTCTGACTGCATGGCTGTTATCGACAGAAACTTGTTATCAAAGGGGTTTTCAAAACAAACTAGAAATTTACTGGCCTCCTCCTGGAGAAAGGGAACCCAGAAAGATTATCGCTGCAAATTCAGACTGTTCAGTAGTTGGTGTAGTCAACAACAGGTTGATACGTATGCAGCAACTTTAACTGATTGTGCAGATTTCTTGTCctttctattttttgacaaagGTTTAAAATATAGGACAATTAATGGGTACAGATCCATGTTATCTTAAGTGTTACCCTCAATTGAGGGAAAACCTGTAGGTCAGCATCCTTGTATTATTCGTCTACTAAAAGGTATTTTCAATCAAAGACCACCCGTGAAAAAACTAATACCCGAATGGGATTTACCTCTCGTTTTAGGTTGTTTGAGACGGGCTCCATTCGAACCTATGAAGGATGCTGCTTTGAAATTTGTTACTTGGAAAACCTGTTTTTGATCGCTGTCACCACTTTCCAGAGATGCAGTGACCTACAATCTTTACAGCTTGgagaacaaaaatgtaaatatacagaaGAAAGGTGTCACATTTCTTAGAACTGGTTTATCCAAGACTGATAGACCTAGTCATATAAAAAGGTCAATTTTCATACCTGCATTCACAAGAGATAAATTTATGGATCCCAAAAGAGCTCTGACATATTActtaatgaaaactgaaaagtTTCGTAGTGAATCAGacgtttctttgaaattattcttGGCAATCAACAGACCTCATAAGCCAGTTTCATCCCAGACAATATCTAGATGGATAACTAGTACTATTAAATACTGTTATAAAAAGTCCAATAAGTCAGTGGGTTGTGTAACTGGACATTCTACACGGAGTATAGGACCTTCGTGGGCAATTTTTAAAGGAGCATCTTTTCAGCAAATTATGGAGTCAGCGGATTGGTCAagagagaccacatttgtgaaacattatttaaaacaagttAATGTTAATTATTTGGAAGTTTAAATACACTTTTTCTGTGTTATCTCTTCCGGCGGGTTGCCTGGATTTTGAACAGTGTTTTATTAAAACCAGTTAACTTAGGATTACAGACATGTATATAGGGGatattacagtaactgttgtataTTAGATGTAAATAGTGGGAAGAGCATGGTATTTATTCTTGGATGTCCATATAAACTGTAGAGTACAGATGAAGATTAATTCAGGTAAATAACTTAATTTATCTGTTGTTTAATACTTATTTTATATGATTCAGATGTTTTTGGGGTTGGAAACAAATTTCCCTCCTCCCATGACATTGCTTTGGAATCTAGAAAATCCTTACGGTAATGTCAGGTAGGTTATttacgaaatgaaatttgaaaatttgtattcaaattagAATTTTATGAGTAAATAATAACTACCTGACATTACATTTACCCTCCCATCCTCCCCATTAATATCTTGTTTCCAGGCGATTTGTTTACGCCTACAAGGAAACTGAAGCATGGTGCTTCTAACGGAAGTCATTTGACCGTGAAGGTCAAGTTTTTTACTTCCGGTTTAGAGCGGGTTAAAAGCCGTGCCGAACGAAATAATCCTTACGGTAATGTCAGGTAGGTATTATTTACTCATAAAATTctaatttgaatacaaattttcaaattttccttcTCCAGCTCAATATCTGAAGACGGAGCTTTTTTTACCATATGACCTGTGTGTGGCTACAGAATCAAAATTTTCAGCTCTCATTGTTCGAGCATATAGAAATCTTTTATGATCTAGGcaaaagtaaatttatttaaacagcTGCGTCTTAGGGAATTTAACTTTAACAAGTATATGGATAAAAAATGAATGGAAAAGACAACTTACGGTTTTCGCTCTGCAGCCACCTTCGTACACCACCGTAAGTTTAAGTGTAATCAGCTCGTCCATGAAACAGTCCTAAtggaaaataaatacatgttACAGTCCTAAAGAAAAATAAAGACTTGTTACCGTCCTaaataattctgaagaaaatacacaaacatttgtttttaattggaTGCATATGACacgtacaaaaatattttacagactggacaggaattttttttactttgaccaTAAGGTACGACCCTGACCTTTGCACTGGAGGTCTAGGGGTTGCAAAtcacacattgtctcattatgagaAACGCGTAtgtcaagttacattaaaatccctcaaatcgtgttgacctttgacttctgacAATGACCTTGACTTCCGAGTTATGGATAAGGAGTTGCGtaagacacgttgtctcatttAATATGGAAAGAAATGtgttaagtgatattaaaatcccaaAATGGGTGACAGAGTTATTGAACATAAAggaggggtctgggtgttgcgctTGACACACTGACTTATCAAGGGGCACATTTGACTtatcatggggtacatttgtaccaagtaatattagaatccctatgaggattgttgagttacagacttgGCGGGAAGAAAGCCCTGTTGGCCTTTGACTTGCAAGTGTGACCAAATTGAGTGTGACGTTGTCGAAGTAAATATGGTTATTGTGTCCCGTCACGTCCTTGGTCAGGTAGGCCATGAATGCAATCTGGTTATGTTTTCCTAAAAATTGAACAATCGTTTTCAAGAAACTTATTTCACACGGTGGAAGAAACAaacttaatttgtttgttttattccaAAGCTCTATCAACTTAGCTACCGGGCTCAACATATACTTCCTACTTTGTACTTTAACTACAAACTGTGGTGCGTACGactattttaaaatgtctttcctATTTCCGTAAATACAGAATCTGTAAAGGCGTATCTAGTTTTACTATGCCTATCATATCTGAATGTAGGTAATAGAATTATGTAAGTTACCACATACCTTGCGACGACTTAACAACAGCCATCTCCTGCTGAAGTTCACTTATTGTACTATTTTGTCTAGAAATTGTATTCTTTCATGAAAAAATCCAACACGAAATGCAATTATCTTGAAAAAGCGAGATCGACCATTAAAGAGCTTTGAGTCCCATATAAGACTGGTCATAGAAGCTACGTCTTTGATCATGTTGATTCAAGTTGCAGTTTTTGTTTTGGACATTTGACGCGTAACGACAATCGGCAATTTTCGTTCGATTACgttttctccgtatgtgatttcggcattcttcggttgtTTCCGATACCATTGCTGTTATGAGCTACATTTACAGCCGAAGAATTCcgaaataacataataaaatacgaAATCAAACGGGAATTGCtgattttcattataaacagACAACCTTAAATCCATATTGATATGGCTGGTATAACTAATACATTTTAAAGCTACATGAattattaattttgtgttttctttttataaagcatgttttgaaatttgatgtCAAATATGCATTCATAGTTTATATGATAATAAACCAATCAGAAATCTTGATACTAGAAACTAGACGTACACATAATTAATAATTAGTTCTATGGTTTTTCTAATCAATGTTTTCTAAAGTGACAGCGTAGTACTTTGAAAGCTACATAATGCGTTGTTAAAAAGCGATACTCTTTACAAAACATTACAAGTAGAGAATAAAGAAAAATCGAGTTATGCAAtcacatcatttttattttctatatgtAAACCCACAGTTTCAGTTATTATTACGGGAAAGATGTTTAACGAAAACAAGGTtccttttaatattcagataaatcgcaggaacagtgtaaaattaaatgttagaattttaccacaatgtcgattttaggacaaattttaaagtatttttatataaaactgatccagaatctatatttataacaggtcaaacttatgaactgatagtcttataaACCTTTTACtatgcacgtactcgtgtttcgttaagCGGCTTCACATTTTgcgcatggcatcaaatttttatacaccgctcttaattacacaaagcggttttaatatgcattagacggcgtcaaattgtaataaataatttcattacactgcacgtactcatgttgtgttaaacggcttcacatttagctgcatggtatcatgttttgttggatgatttcatagtacggtgcgtcgcaacaagtttttcaatgcatcgttccatgtttaaatagatggaatgaagttttgcattaaatggtttcaaaatacatcccgttgaatgcaaatatattggacgggatggagttttagactagacggcattcaaatgcactgcactgactgacttgtttatgaatggattgtatatttactaattttggcggttaccGCCGCCCATAGATACATACATTGGATACTGGAAAAGGACGGCATAGAGTTCAACGCCTTTAgtaactcatcattttcaaagaactgtcaaatatttttgttttgatgcatATGCAATAATGTACTAGTGCTGAGTTTGAATAACTGGGTGAAACGTAGTTTTtagcaattttttatttttatttctttacaaatggcgtTCATTTTAAAGGGGGCATCCACATGTAATGGTCAAGTAGATTGTTagtaaagatgttgttcatttatcaaacatttctgtgttttgatgatataatCCTAAACTTTATTTGACATTTAGGTGTAGATGCTTACTTTTTAAACAATTCAAGTTCATTGGCATATTCAGCAAACATAGTTTGcttttggccatttacaaataatAAGCAAGAAATATGGCAAAGCACAGCAATATATTACACATAAGAAATATACATTATTAGTTCAGTTTAAGAAACAGTCATACCTTCcagaatatttttatgaattgtACGCGCTGAAAAAGTTAACTTTTCTCTTAGCTTTGacaaattttatttgttattgtattttttcaattgtatttgagtaataacaaaatgcatttaatattGTGAATCTTAAAAAATTGTGATTTGGTCGTAAAATGGTAAATAtaacattgtttatttttatttcatggacGTTTTTTTATGAATGTAACAATATATTTGTCTAACAATTTTGATCTCAGCgagggaaacagacgcgcgtaaacagacatgacgtcagacgtgttgtgacgttagaaagacgcacacaacataaagttccattttattttatttttttgctgcataacgttatgaaattctcattaagtaaaataatttgaatccagaaatatactataaagtacaaagtgcgactacaattttcatcctgttttaagcaaataatttaaaattcattacacaatgtatgagggggcggagctatatctctcacagtgtgaaaatatagatttcatattttcacagtgtgagtaatgagatacaaaaatatttaactgcTAGAATACAGTAtatcattagttagcataaaataaaacaatatatttgtcTAAACATATGTACGCATTCAGAAATATACTAGAAGTAATGTTTACGATATTAGTCAAAAAAGTGTTGCGTTAAAATAGTTGTTGAGTGTATTTAACAAGctaaataaagtacaaaaatgtaataacCGCAATATAATAATTTAAGTAGCTTGCAAAAGAATTCCTGTAAAACTGGGATATCCATAGGCTTCGTTAGCCAAAAGATAATCTCCATGGTCACCATGCTCAACTAAAACATCGTCACCGACTTTCAGTTCAGTCAGAAAGACCTTAGAGTTACAAGAATCATAGCCATTGTCTCCAGCAAGCATTTTCCCCACAACGTCGTCGTTAACTTTCATTTCAAGCACGATAAAATGTCCTTTCCGGGAACAGGCAGCGACCGAAAACTGGTATGTTCCGTTGACGGGTGCTATAAATAACCCATGGTGCGGCCTGTACGCTTTTCCGAGATTGAGCTTCACGTCGTCGAAGTAAATACGGTGGTTTTTTCCAGTAAGTGACGTGGTAAGCTCTGCCATGAAAGCAACTTGAGGATGTGGCTCTACTGCtggaaaagaaaatttaattagTTTGTCAGATATGTAAAACTTAGTCTACTTTCCAGTCAAGTTTCATTTGTGAAGATTCCAGGCACTATCAGGATTGCCAACTCATAAGAATCAGAACAATCAAGGACAATGTCAGACAACCACAATAACAGTTTAGAAAATCATATATTACTTATCAATGTATTAGGTATTCTATAACCTTTTGTGAAATTATAATTATAGTGATTTTAGTTCAATCTAACGCAAACCTTAAAAAAATGCTGGACATAATTAAtggtttgatttgaaaacattcgATTGCTCCACGTTTACCTTATACATTGCCAGTATTATATAGCACCCTTACactcaaaggcgctttacacaTTACAACCCAGCTAAATTTATCATCTTCTGGTACACCGACAGAGAGAGCTAACCTGAGGGACAGAGCGCACCGGTGTACATGAgaccatctttcctgggaagaactagTTCTGGGTTCAACCGATGATGTTGTTCCCATGCTCGGGATTTAACATTATGATGATGAAATTCCATACTCAGAGCAAACTTTTACCTAGTGTAATTTTCGGCAGTGTCTCACAGCCTTCTTCAGCACTGACTTACCGGTGTCATGGTAGACCGAAGAAGATAACATCTCGGAAACTGCCATTACACTAGAGACTAAACTAAAAGAGCATGTGACCAGAAAAAAATCAGCCATACATGAACATTGTCAAAACACCGGACATACCatcaaatctgaaaacaaaaaaattctgacaagTGAAAGTGGACTCATCAAACGCAGAGTCAAAGAGGTTATAGAGATAAAACATCGGAGACCATCGCCCAACAGAGACGAGGGTCTGGAGCtcttccacccccccccccccacgccccgTCTACGGACCTCTCCTGCGATCACGTGACCTTCCTACGTCACGTGACCTACCATAACACCAGTTCGTCAGTGCTAATGAAAGGCATGGAGACAGTGCCGAAAATTACACTAGGTAAAAATTGGCTCTGAGTATGGAATTTCTTCATCATAGTTCTGGGTTCTTAGTAAGGTGGGATACACCCAAG is a window from the Mercenaria mercenaria strain notata chromosome 7, MADL_Memer_1, whole genome shotgun sequence genome containing:
- the LOC123555703 gene encoding heavy metal-binding protein HIP-like isoform X1, encoding MVKKLTFSLIVINMALYNTCFGIRNDEPRCLSQFDYDYKVLNKLVSLEHEVRSLTETVNRQESVINMFKSKMTAVEPHPQVAFMAELTTSLTGKNHRIYFDDVKLNLGKAYRPHHGLFIAPVNGTYQFSVAACSRKGHFIVLEMKVNDDVVGKMLAGDNGYDSCNSKVFLTELKVGDDVLVEHGDHGDYLLANEAYGYPSFTGILLQAT
- the LOC123555703 gene encoding heavy metal-binding protein HIP-like isoform X2 — encoded protein: MVKKLTFSLIVINMALYNTCFGIRNDEPRCLSQFDYDYKVLNKLVSLEHEVRSLTETVNRQESVINMFKSKMTVEPHPQVAFMAELTTSLTGKNHRIYFDDVKLNLGKAYRPHHGLFIAPVNGTYQFSVAACSRKGHFIVLEMKVNDDVVGKMLAGDNGYDSCNSKVFLTELKVGDDVLVEHGDHGDYLLANEAYGYPSFTGILLQAT